The genomic segment CGGCATCCTCCTGGTGGTGCCGGGGCGGGAGGCGGACTTCCTGGCGCCCCTCCCGGTGGCCCGGATGCCCGGCATCGGCGACGTGACGGAGCGCCGCATGAGGGCCCTGGGCATCCGGACCCTGGCGGACCTGGCGCGCCTTGACGACGGCCTGCTGGAGCGGGTCTTCGGCGTGTGCGGCCCCGAACTGCGGCGGCGGGCCCGGGGGCTGGACGACCACGGGCTGTCCGCCCCGTCCCCCCGAAAGTCCATCGGCAAGGAGAACACTTTCCCCCGGGACGTGGTGGAGCGCACCGAGGCCGAGTCCACGCTGGCCCTCCTGTGCGAGAAGGTGTGCCGCAAACTCCGGCGGGCGGGCCTCGCCGCCCGGACCGTCACCGTCAAGCTCCGCTACGCCGACTTCCGCACCGTCTCGCGGGCGAAGACCTTCCCGGAACCCGTCCGCTACGACTCGGTGGTGATCCCGGCGGCCCTGGACCTCTTCCGGGCCCTGGACACGCGCCGCCTGGGCATCCGCCTGGTGGGGGTGTCGGTGTCGCGGCTCCGGACGGGCGTCTTCCAGCCCTCCCTGTTCCGGGCGGAGCAGGACGTCAAGGAGGAGGGCCTCTACCGGGGGATCGACGCCATCCGGGAGCGCTTCGGCTTCAAGGCCCTCCGGCGCGCCGCCCGTCTGTAGCGGTCCCCGGCGTTTACGTTGCGGGACCGTTTGATTTTCGGCGGCGGAGGGCCGTCCGGAAGCCGTGGGCGGCGAAGGCCTCCGCTTCCTGGTGCTTCCAGCGACCGCAGTGGAGCCCGGGCGGGAGGCGGTCGATGACCTGCCGGGTCCGTTCGTCGATTCGGGCGGGGGGATGCTTGCCCAGGGGGGTCCCCGGCAGCGGGATGAAGGCGTGGCCGTGGACGATGGCCCCCATCCCGGAGAGCTTTTCCATCACGGCCTCGGTGGCCCGGCGGTCGGTTTCCGTCTCGCCCGGGAGCCCGAAGATGACGTCCACGTAAATGCGGAAGCCCGCGGCCCGGGCGATCTCCACCGCCCGGAAGACGTCCGCCGTGGTGTGGCCGCGGCCGAGGCGTTCCAGGAAGTCGTCGCTCCCGGACTGCAGGCCGACCACCAGGTTGTCGTTGCCCGCCAGGCGCCGGACGAGGTCCACCATCTCCGCCGTCACCGACTCGGGGCGGGTCTCGGAAGGGAAGGAACCGAAGAAGACGTGCTCGGGGCCGAAGAGTTTTCCCGTTTCCCTCAGCAGCGCTTCCACGCCCGCCGGGTTGGGCGTCCGCCCGTCGGGCGACCCGTAGGCGAAGGCGTTGGGGGTGCTGAAGCGGAGGTCCTTGAGACTGCGGGTCCGCCCGGCCTCGCAGGCGGAAAGGACCCGGTCCAGGCTGCGGTGCCGCACCCGCGACCCGAAGAGGAACGGCGTCTGGCAGAACCCGCAGGCCCCCGGGCATCCCCGGGTGATCTCCACGGGACAGAGGAGGCGGCGCGCGGCGGAGAAGGGGAGGAAGTCGTCCAGGTTCACCGGGGGGGGCGGCGGGTTGAATTGAAAAGAGCCGCCCTCCGGCAGAACCAGGCCGGGGAGGCTTGCCAGCGGCTGATCGTCGGCCCACCGCTCCAGCAGGGGGGTGACGACGGCCTCGCCCTCGCCGTGGAAGGCGTAGTCGAACCCGGCCTGGATCGTTCCCACGGGGTCCCCCGAGGGGTGCGTGCCCCCCGCCAGGAACTCGAGGCGGGGGACCGCCCCCGCCAAAGCCTCCCGCGTTCGGGACACGAAACCGGCCATGGCGGGGAGGTGGGGCGTGTGGAAGGAACAGGCGAGCAGGACCTTCCGGAACCGGCGCCCTTCTTCCCGAAGGACGGGGGCCACGTCCTTGTGGGAGAGGAAGCGGACCTCCAGGCCCCCGCAGTCCGGGGGCACGGTGTCCAGGGCGCCGGCCAGGGCCGCCATGCCATGCTTGTTGTAGCGGTCCCGTACGAACACGGCCAGCGTGTCGCCCCGGGTTTCGGTCGCGGCCCGCTTCACCGGGGCACCTCCAGCTCGAGGCCATCGACCCCGGCGACCGGGATTTCGCCGGGCGGTGGGAACTCCCCCGTGAAAACCTGCCGGTCGTTGAGGATGACGGTGAGGGGCCCGACCCCGGGGAGCAGGGGCGCCGCCAGGCGGACTTTCAGCCGGCGGACGCCGCGGGTGCGCAGCCGCACGGTCCGCCCCCCGCCCGCCTCCGCCTCCACCTGGGCGTCGCCGCCCTCTTTCTCCAGGACCTCGACCCAGTAGTGTCTCGGGAAGGCGAGGTCGTGGAGCTGGAAATCCAGCCGGGGGGGGTACGGGTTCCGGGTGTGCCGCAGCAGAAAATCGAGGATCGACCCGCCGATCTCGCCGAGGCCCACGTCGTGCCCGCGGCCCGGGAGCAGTGTCAGCTCCAGGGCGGCTTGCCGGGGGAGTTTCCTCAGGGCGTCGACGGTGTCGCGGCTCGCCCGGGCCGGGATGACCGTGTCCTTCTCCCCGTGGATGAACAGGAGGGGGACGGGGCCGAGGTTGGACAGGAACGCCGCGCCGGGGGGGCCGTCGATCCCGGCGCCGCAGACGGAGACCGCGGCGGCGAGGCGGTCGGGCCAGGCCCGCGCGCAGGAGATCACGCCCGTCCCGCCGTTGCTGTACCCCACCAGGTACACCCGGTCCGGATCGACGTTGAAGGAGGCGCTGACCGACCGCAACACCTCGTGGACGAGGCGGACGGCCTCGCCTTCCCACCAGAACCGGGGGGCCTGGGGAAACACGGCGATGAACCCGGTCCGGGCGACGAGGTCCTGCGTGTAAAGTGCGCCCACCATGGCTCGCCCGTCGCCCCCGGAGAGAAAGACCAGGACCGGGGTCGGGCGGTCGCCGCGGTAGTCTTCCGGGACCCGGACGACGTACGGCCAGCCGGCGAATTCGCCCTCCGGCAGGGGAACCATGAACGACCCCGGGGGGAACGGCGGTGCGTCCGGAAGCGGGGCCGGCCGGCCGGGTGATTTGTCCGGGTCGGCCCCCGCCGCGGCCTGACGGACGAAGAAGTCCGCGTCGGCCAGCGCCTTGTTGCGGAGGCTTCCCACTTCACCGGGAGGCATCGCGCCCAGGAGCCGCGCCGCCAGGGCCCGAAGGCGCGGGGAAGGGGACCCCTGGCAGGGGGCGAGCGCCTCGACCGGCGGTGGTTCGAGCCGGTTGAGGTGGAAGATGGACAGGATCCGGAGACGTTCCGTCTCCCCTGCCGTTTTCAGTCGCGTCGCCAGCGTGTCCCGCACACCGTCGGGGACCCGGGCGCCGGGCAGCAGGAAGCTGCATTCGAGCCCCTCGCGGATGCCCGGGAGGTCCATCCAGGTTTCGGGCCCCTCCCCCGTGGCGGCGCTCTCGAAATCGACGGTCAGGGTCTCGTTCACCTTCCCGAACGCGGTTTCGTAGTGTGCCTCGAAGGACTGCCGCCGGGGGATGCCGGCGGCGGGGTCGAACCACACCGTGCCGGAAAGGTCCCCCTGGGAGAAGGACCGGGAGAATTTCACGCAGGGGTTTCCGCCGCACGTTTCGTTCTGCGACAGGCGGCACCGGAACGCCACGGCGCCCGCGGTCCACGTATCGCCCTCCCGGACGGGGTGGAGAGGCAGGGGCGTCAGCTCGGGGCAGAGGAAGAGCACCTCGCTGGTCCACTCCCGGAGAGCGCTCCAGGGGTGCAAGGCTTCCCCGCGGTTGTTGAGCCGGTTGGCCTCGGCCTGGTACCGGGGCCGCTCCTTCTGCCGGGCATCGAACGCGGGGCGTTCCGCCTCCAGGCGGTCTTTGCCGTCGATCACGCAGCGGACGAGCCGCACGGACACGCGCTCCCGCTGTACCGCGGTGGTGATCAGGCCGTCCTGGACCCGCACGAAAAGCACCTGGGCCCGGCACTCCCCCTCGACCCGCGTCGAGGCGCCCTTCCCGGTGATCTCCCGGGTGAAGCGCTCGCGGAAGACCCACCGGGAGCCGGGCTGGAAGCCGTACTTCAGGACGATTGCCGCCCCCCCCTGGCCCGGGTTGTCGCCGCCCGCCGCCCGGCCGCCCGACAGGGCCGCCAGGGCTTCCAGCCCGACGAGAAACCGGAGTGCGGCTTTCGCCAGTCGTGACGGTTTCGTTCGAGAAGGAGAAAGACCCCCGCGGCACCCCGGGGGGGTTGGCTTGGGCCGGGCGGCGGCTTCCCCGGGACCTGGGGCGGTCGGTTTGATTCTGCGGCTGGTCATCCGTTTCGAGGCCGGGCCCGGTTCAGGGCGCGGGTGGTCCGCTCTCGCCGGCTTCGGTTTCCGCCCCCGTGGGGAGCCAGAGCACGGAAAGCTGGTGCAGGGTGATGTCGGCGTGACGGTGGCGGATCTCGTACTCCTCCACGCTCAGCAGCCGCGCCTCGAGTTCGGCGTAGAAAACCGTCAACTCCCGGTGGGCTGCCGCGAGCATCTCGTTGAGGGCGTACTCGAGGTCCTCCTGGTCCTCCATGGGGGGCTGACCGGACGGGGGCGGGAGCGGGGCCCCCAGAGCGAAGAAGAGCCGGGTGAGCCGCTCGTCGGCCTCCTGGATCCGACGACGCCTGCGCTCTTCCAGGTGAGCGAAACTGGCGTCCTCGGCGTAGACTTCGGGCCGCAGGTGGTAACGCTCCTTGATCCCCTCGAGGCCGCGCTGGTGCTTCTTGCGGAGGGACAGCCACTCGGGCGCCGCCTCTTCGTGGATCCGGGCGCGGCAGCGCTGGAGGAAGTCCTCCCGGGACTCGTGGGGGTGGGAGAAGCACTTCAGGAGGGGGTGGTGAAGGATCCGGATGGGAAAGTGCCGGACGTAGCCCTGCTGGACCTTGGCGGCCAGGGCCCTGCGGTCGAACTCCATTACGGGCGACCGGTACGCGAGGCCGGAGGAGGGCAGGGGACGGAGACGGGTCCGGTCCACCCGGAGGAACATGTCCGCTGTCCAGAAGAAGTCGTCTTCCATCTCCATGAGGGGGCAGGCGATGCTGGTGTCGCCCGTGAGCTTGATCTGGGAGCGGACATCGTAGGTGTCGTAGTGCACCTCGGCGAGGAGGAACGGGTTCACCTGGATCGTCCTCCCCGCCCGGGCCCCCTCGACCACCTCCACGTCGGTGAACGACGGGATGCCGGTGATAGGGTTCGCGGGATGGGTTGTCAGCATGCGCCTCCGGTTCTCGGACAGTTTGGAATTCCTACTCTACCACAGCTGCCCGCGGATGGAAACCTCGTTGAATCCCGGGTCGAAATCCTGTAGGATTCACCTTCGGAGCGACCATGAAGCGGAACCGACTTCACCTCTGCCTGGCCCTGCTCGTCACGGGCTTTCTGATCTGCGCGTTCTACCTTTACTTCGTCCAGGTGAGAAAGGGCTTCTGGACGCCGTGGGTCGGCATGAGCTTCAGTGCCCACACGCCCCCGAAGGACAGCGCATGGATGCCCTTCGGGATCAGCAACCGGATCGGGACGGTCCAGACGGTGGTCTCCGGGGGGCCCGCTTCCCGCCAGGGGGTCCTGGTCGGCGACCGCGTCCGGGCCGTCGATGGCATCCCCATCGAGAAGACCGCCGAGGTGGTGGCCCATCTCCGGAAAACGGGCCCGGTTGCCCCGGTTCGCTTCGACCTCGAATCCGCCGGCCGCGTGAGAGGGGTCACCCTGGTCCCCGAGACCGCCCTGGGGTGGACGCAAAACATTCTCAGCCAGGCTTCCAGCGCCGTCACGGCCCTGATCTTCCTGCTCGTGGGCGTTTTCGTCATTTTCCGCCGGCTGGACGACCTCCGGGTGCTCCTGCTCTTCGTGGTCTGCACCATGGCCGCCACCGCGTTCCTCTATTACCCGATGATCGGCCTCGCGTTCGCCAACACCTACGGGATCCAGCACGACAGCTTCCTCGCCCCCGGGATGGGACTCACGATCCTCCTGGTCGTGATCTCCGGGCTCCTCGTCTCCATGGCCCTCCTTCACCTGACCCTCGTCTTTCCCCGGCCGCTTCGCTGGGTCGAAGCCCACCCCCTCACGATCCGGTGGATCTACCTTCTCGCCCCCTTCGGGTACCTTTTCGCCTTCGTGGCCGTCGCCCTCTTCGCCTATTTCTCTTTCCTCTCCTCCCTGGGGCTGGGGCGGGTCCTCCTGGCATTCGCCGTCGTGACGGCCCTGGCCGGCTTCGTGTTCCGACGTCGAATCCTCAAGCCAGGAAAGGGGCTCCGGGCGTTCCTCGCGGACCACCCCTGGCGGGTGATTGCCCTCGGCCTGGCCGCTCTCGCGGCGTTCTGCGGCCTGGCGGCGCCCCTCGCCGACTGGGGCCTGGTACCCGAGGCCCTGCTCATCGCCGGCGGCCTGTGCCTCTTCGCCGGGGTGATCCTGCAGCCGCTGGTCTACCCGGTCGCCAGCTGCGTCGCCCTCTACCTTCAGCATCGGCAGTCCAGGGCGGACGAGCGGGCCCAGTTGCGCTGGCCGATCTGGGGGACCTTCGTGGCCGTGTCCGGGAACCTGCTGCTGGGGCTCCTCATCATCGGTTCCGCCTTCGTGGGCCGGACGGCCCCGGGCGTCCAGCTGGTCGGAGAACTCGGGAGCAAGGCGCTCTACGTGCTGATCCCCCTTTCCTTTGCCATCGGGATCCTCAAGCACCGGGTGCTGGACATCACCGTCCTCATCCGGAGGACCCTGATCTACGCCCTGGTGACCTTCTCGGTGCTCGCGGTCTTCTTCATCCTCGCCGGGGGGGCCGGCGGCCTGCTGGCCACCTACACCGGCGTCCGAAGCACCTGGTCCATCGTGTTGTCGACCCTGTGCGCCGTGGCGGTGGTGACGCCGGTGCAGCGACGGGTGCAGGGCTTCGTCGATCGGCGTTTCTTCCGGAAACGCTTTGAGTATCCAAAGCAGTTGGATCATCTGGAAAAAATCCTTCAACAATCGGAGGATAGGCAGGATATATTCAGTCTGTTTATTAGGAAAGTCGAGTCCGTTTCGCCGATCAAGTCCGGCGTGGTCTTCTACCGGGCGGAGGGTGAAACGGTCTTCCGGGCGGCGCAGGCTTTCGGGACCGTTGCGGAGGTGTGCCACTCGCGGCGGGTCGAGGAATCGGACCCCCTCGTTCTTTCGCTGGACGAACCGTTGGAGCCGGGTTCCGGCCTGCTGGCGGAGGGGACCGCCCGGGCAAGGCCGGGAGGAGGCCTGCACGCCCTGGCGGGGTTCCGGGTGGACGAGCGCCTGGCCGGTTTCCTGGCGGTCCCTGCGGAAACCCTCCCGTCGAACCTCGAAACGGAGGACCTGGGCTTCGTCCGTCTGGCGGCCGGCCTGGTGTCCCGGGCCCTGGAACGGCTCAAACTCCGGGCCCAGTCCCTCGACCTCGAGCGGGCCCTGGAAATCCAGCGAAACCTGCTTCCGAGGAGCGTGCCGGAGGTCCCTGGCGGGCGCTTCGCCGTTTTCTGGAAACCGTCCCGTTCGGTCGGCGGCGACCTCTACGACTTCTTCGATTTCGGCGGGGGACGTTTCGGATTCGCCATCGCCGACGTCTCGGGGAAGGGCATGCCCGCGGCCCTCATCATGTCCAACCTGCAGGCGGCTTTTCGCGCGGTCATCGACGAGACGTGCCCGCCGGAGGAGGCGTGCCGCCGCCTGAACCGCAGCGCGGTGAACCTGCTGGGAGACGGCAGATTCGTGACTTATTTCTACGGAGTTTACGACTCGGAACATCAGGTGATGGTTTATTGCAACGCCGGCCACTGCGCCCCCCTCCTCCTGAGGGAGGACGGGTCGGCGGAGCGACTGGAGTCGGGCGGGCCGGTCCTGGGGGTCCTCCCGGACGTCGTGTTCGAGAGTGGACGGGTCCACCTTCGGGCCGGCGACCGCGTTGTCCTGTACACGGACGGCCTTTCCGAAGCCTCCGACGCCGACGGGGAAGAGTTCGGGGAGACCCGGATCGGGGAGGTCTGCCGCACCGCCTGGGACCTCGATCCGGAGGCGATGATCCGTGCCCTGGTGGACGCGATTCGCGAGCACGGCGCCGGGGAACTCCAGGATGACCTGACGGTCCTGGTTCTGGCCCTGGGCAAAGCAGGAGGGACGGGATGAACACGGGCCATGGGATCACCCACGCGGAACTGGTCCGCCGGGTCAAGGAAGCGGGCGTGGCAGGGGCCGGGGGGGCGGGTTTCCCCACCTGGCGGAAACTGGACTGCGCCGGCCGGGTGGACACCGTGATCCTCAACGGGGCGGAGTGCGAGCCGCTTCTCTTTTCGGACCTGCACTGCATGCGGTGCTACCCCGAGGCGATCGTCGGGGCGGCGGCCCGGGTTCGTCAGGCCCTGGGGGCGCGGGAGGTCGTCCTCGCGTTCAAGCACAAGCGGCGGAAACACCTGGACGGGCTCGTGGCGGCCGCGGCAGGGGACCCGGCGATGCGCGTGCTGGAACTGGAGGACGTCTACCCTTCCGGCGACGAGCACGTGCTGACCTTCCTCGCCACCGGCCGGGTCCCCCCCCAGGGCGGGTTGCCCCTGGACGTGGGCGTCCTGGTCCAGAACGTGCAGACGGCGGTCCACATCCACGACGCGGTGGAAGGGAAACCGGTTACCCGGCGTTTCGTCACGGTGGCCGGCGCCGTCGCACGCCCCTTCTGCGCCGAGGTCCCCCTCGGGGCCCGGGTGGGCGACCTCCTGGAGCGCGCGGGCGGGCCGACCTGCCCCGAGCCCCTCGTTCTCGCGGGGGGGGTGATGATGGGACGCCCCGTCGAGGTCGGCGATGGCGTGGCGCGGACCACCTCGGGGATCGTGGTGCTCCCGCCGGGCAACCCCGTTGCCCAGGAACTGCGAACCCCGCTCGACCGGGAGGTCCGCGTCTCGGCCTCGGTCTGCGACCAGTGTTACGCCTGCACGGAACTATGCCCCCGGCGCCTGCTCGGGCACGCCATCGAACCGCACAAGCTCATGCGGAGGGCGGGGAAGGTCCTGTCGGCCCCCGGGGAGGAGGATCACATCGCCTTGTACTGCTGCGAGTGCGGCGTCTGCTCCCTGGTGGCCTGCCCGGTCCGCATCACCCCCCGCCGGCTGATCGCCGCCATGAAGCCCGTCGTGCCCCGGGAGTACCTCCGCAAGCAGGCGGGGACGCCACACCCCGACCACGCCCGCAAGGCCCTGCCCATGCCCTGGCTCAAGATGCGCCTGGCGCTCGAGCGTTTCGACGTGGAACCCGAGTTCCTGGGCCCCCTCAACGACGTGCCCCGTCTCTCCCTCGATCTCGCGGAGTTCGGCGGCGGCCGGGCGCAACCCCGGGTCGGCCCCGGGGACCTTGTCCTTCCGGGGGACCGCGTGGCCGAGGGAAAGTGGCTGGACGTCCACGCACCCCTGGCCGGCACCGTGGAGGCTATCGACGGCAAGGTCGATATCCGGGTTTTATGAGTTCAAACCCAGGAGCTCCTGGAAAGTAAGGATCTTTGTAAGTTCTGACTGGTTTCAGGGCGGTATTTATTTCCCTGCTTCCAAGTTCGGGCCGGCGTGTGCGATAATAGGCGGCGATCCTCCTGCCGTGCCCCGTGGTACTCGGAATCTTCACTGGGGGTGTGCGCATGAACTGGGACCCGGAACGGTACATCGAAGCCTTGCGTTTCGCGGCGGAGCGGCATGGCGGGCAACGCCTTCCGGGTTCCGACATCCCGTACCTCTTCCACCTGTCGTGCGTGGCGATGGAAGTGCTTCACGCCGCCGCCGAGGACCCGGAGATCAACCTCGATCTCGCCTTGACCTGCGCCCTCCTGCACGATGTCGTCGAGGACACCGGCGCGGAGACGGAGGTGTTGCGGGAGCGCTTCGGCGACGCCGTGGCCGGCGGGGTGGCGGCGCTCACCAAGCGGGCGGACCTTCCCGGGGCGGAGCGCATGGCCGACAGCCTCCGGCGCATCCGGAAACAGGGCCGGGAAGTGGCCATGGTTAAGCTGGCGGACCGGGTCGTCAACCTCCAGCCCCCACCCGCCCACTGGACACCGGCGAAGATCGAAGCTTACCGGCAGGAGGCCCGGGGGATCCTGCACGAACTCGGGAGCGCCAGCCCGGCCCTGGCCCGGCGACTGGCGGAGAAGATCGCAGAGTACGGCTGGGACGTCGAGTGAAAAGGTCGACCACCGGGCGCCGTCCTCCCGTGCGCCGCCGGGCCACCCGCCGGCGCCGGAACACCACAGGAGAGGGATCATGAAAACACGCAGCCTCCTCGTTGTCCTGTCCATCCTTGCCGTCGGGTTGACGGCCGCCGCGGTGCGCGCGCAGGCCCCCATCATCGTCGACCACACCTGCACCGACCTGTCCCAGGTCCCCGCCAACTGGATCCAGCAGGCCAAGGCGAACCTCCGGGTCGGTTACGGGCACACGTCCCACGGCAGCCAGCTGGTGACGGGCATCGAAGCCTTCCGGGGCAGCCCGGGTTCGACGTACGACTACCAATCCTCCGGCTGGGGCCTGGAAGCGGGCACCTTCCTCAACGACTACTGGGGCAACGCCGGCGGGGCGGGCGACCTCGGTTCGGACGGTGACCTCGCGTGGCGCGATGCCACGGTGGTCATGCTGGGAACGACGGGCAACGACCGAAACGTCGTCATGTGGTCGTGGTGCGGCGGCGTCAGTTGGACCTCCGAGGCGGGGATCAACGCCTACCTGAACGCCATGGCGGCCCTGGAAACCGCGTACCCGGGCGTCCGGTTCGTCTACATGACGGGGCACCTCGACGGGTCCGGAAACGCGGGGAACCTCCACCAGCGGAACGAGCAGATCCGGGCTTTCTGCATCAACAACAACAAGATCCTCTTCGACTTCGCGGACATCGAGAGCTTCAACCCCACCGACGGCACCAACTTCCGGGCCCTCTACGCAACCGACGGGTGCGAGTACGACACCAACGGGGACGGCAACCCCTGGGGGGACGGCAACTGGGCCACGGAGTGGATCGCGGCCCACCCCACCCACGAGCTGA from the Acidobacteriota bacterium genome contains:
- the dinB gene encoding DNA polymerase IV; the protein is MGRTIMHVDMDAFFAAVEQLYNPALKGRPVIVGGDPDGRGVVSAASYEARRFGVHSAMPMAWARKLCPQAVFLTGDFEKYSRASAMVFRILENYTPDVEEASVDEAYLDVTGCERLFGPPLAMAARIRAEIADRLGLSASIGIGASRSAAKIASDLAKPAGILLVVPGREADFLAPLPVARMPGIGDVTERRMRALGIRTLADLARLDDGLLERVFGVCGPELRRRARGLDDHGLSAPSPRKSIGKENTFPRDVVERTEAESTLALLCEKVCRKLRRAGLAARTVTVKLRYADFRTVSRAKTFPEPVRYDSVVIPAALDLFRALDTRRLGIRLVGVSVSRLRTGVFQPSLFRAEQDVKEEGLYRGIDAIRERFGFKALRRAARL
- a CDS encoding TIGR04013 family B12-binding domain/radical SAM domain-containing protein, giving the protein MKRAATETRGDTLAVFVRDRYNKHGMAALAGALDTVPPDCGGLEVRFLSHKDVAPVLREEGRRFRKVLLACSFHTPHLPAMAGFVSRTREALAGAVPRLEFLAGGTHPSGDPVGTIQAGFDYAFHGEGEAVVTPLLERWADDQPLASLPGLVLPEGGSFQFNPPPPPVNLDDFLPFSAARRLLCPVEITRGCPGACGFCQTPFLFGSRVRHRSLDRVLSACEAGRTRSLKDLRFSTPNAFAYGSPDGRTPNPAGVEALLRETGKLFGPEHVFFGSFPSETRPESVTAEMVDLVRRLAGNDNLVVGLQSGSDDFLERLGRGHTTADVFRAVEIARAAGFRIYVDVIFGLPGETETDRRATEAVMEKLSGMGAIVHGHAFIPLPGTPLGKHPPARIDERTRQVIDRLPPGLHCGRWKHQEAEAFAAHGFRTALRRRKSNGPAT
- a CDS encoding dienelactone hydrolase family protein, which gives rise to MTSRRIKPTAPGPGEAAARPKPTPPGCRGGLSPSRTKPSRLAKAALRFLVGLEALAALSGGRAAGGDNPGQGGAAIVLKYGFQPGSRWVFRERFTREITGKGASTRVEGECRAQVLFVRVQDGLITTAVQRERVSVRLVRCVIDGKDRLEAERPAFDARQKERPRYQAEANRLNNRGEALHPWSALREWTSEVLFLCPELTPLPLHPVREGDTWTAGAVAFRCRLSQNETCGGNPCVKFSRSFSQGDLSGTVWFDPAAGIPRRQSFEAHYETAFGKVNETLTVDFESAATGEGPETWMDLPGIREGLECSFLLPGARVPDGVRDTLATRLKTAGETERLRILSIFHLNRLEPPPVEALAPCQGSPSPRLRALAARLLGAMPPGEVGSLRNKALADADFFVRQAAAGADPDKSPGRPAPLPDAPPFPPGSFMVPLPEGEFAGWPYVVRVPEDYRGDRPTPVLVFLSGGDGRAMVGALYTQDLVARTGFIAVFPQAPRFWWEGEAVRLVHEVLRSVSASFNVDPDRVYLVGYSNGGTGVISCARAWPDRLAAAVSVCGAGIDGPPGAAFLSNLGPVPLLFIHGEKDTVIPARASRDTVDALRKLPRQAALELTLLPGRGHDVGLGEIGGSILDFLLRHTRNPYPPRLDFQLHDLAFPRHYWVEVLEKEGGDAQVEAEAGGGRTVRLRTRGVRRLKVRLAAPLLPGVGPLTVILNDRQVFTGEFPPPGEIPVAGVDGLELEVPR
- a CDS encoding SpoIIE family protein phosphatase translates to MKRNRLHLCLALLVTGFLICAFYLYFVQVRKGFWTPWVGMSFSAHTPPKDSAWMPFGISNRIGTVQTVVSGGPASRQGVLVGDRVRAVDGIPIEKTAEVVAHLRKTGPVAPVRFDLESAGRVRGVTLVPETALGWTQNILSQASSAVTALIFLLVGVFVIFRRLDDLRVLLLFVVCTMAATAFLYYPMIGLAFANTYGIQHDSFLAPGMGLTILLVVISGLLVSMALLHLTLVFPRPLRWVEAHPLTIRWIYLLAPFGYLFAFVAVALFAYFSFLSSLGLGRVLLAFAVVTALAGFVFRRRILKPGKGLRAFLADHPWRVIALGLAALAAFCGLAAPLADWGLVPEALLIAGGLCLFAGVILQPLVYPVASCVALYLQHRQSRADERAQLRWPIWGTFVAVSGNLLLGLLIIGSAFVGRTAPGVQLVGELGSKALYVLIPLSFAIGILKHRVLDITVLIRRTLIYALVTFSVLAVFFILAGGAGGLLATYTGVRSTWSIVLSTLCAVAVVTPVQRRVQGFVDRRFFRKRFEYPKQLDHLEKILQQSEDRQDIFSLFIRKVESVSPIKSGVVFYRAEGETVFRAAQAFGTVAEVCHSRRVEESDPLVLSLDEPLEPGSGLLAEGTARARPGGGLHALAGFRVDERLAGFLAVPAETLPSNLETEDLGFVRLAAGLVSRALERLKLRAQSLDLERALEIQRNLLPRSVPEVPGGRFAVFWKPSRSVGGDLYDFFDFGGGRFGFAIADVSGKGMPAALIMSNLQAAFRAVIDETCPPEEACRRLNRSAVNLLGDGRFVTYFYGVYDSEHQVMVYCNAGHCAPLLLREDGSAERLESGGPVLGVLPDVVFESGRVHLRAGDRVVLYTDGLSEASDADGEEFGETRIGEVCRTAWDLDPEAMIRALVDAIREHGAGELQDDLTVLVLALGKAGGTG
- a CDS encoding SLBB domain-containing protein codes for the protein MNTGHGITHAELVRRVKEAGVAGAGGAGFPTWRKLDCAGRVDTVILNGAECEPLLFSDLHCMRCYPEAIVGAAARVRQALGAREVVLAFKHKRRKHLDGLVAAAAGDPAMRVLELEDVYPSGDEHVLTFLATGRVPPQGGLPLDVGVLVQNVQTAVHIHDAVEGKPVTRRFVTVAGAVARPFCAEVPLGARVGDLLERAGGPTCPEPLVLAGGVMMGRPVEVGDGVARTTSGIVVLPPGNPVAQELRTPLDREVRVSASVCDQCYACTELCPRRLLGHAIEPHKLMRRAGKVLSAPGEEDHIALYCCECGVCSLVACPVRITPRRLIAAMKPVVPREYLRKQAGTPHPDHARKALPMPWLKMRLALERFDVEPEFLGPLNDVPRLSLDLAEFGGGRAQPRVGPGDLVLPGDRVAEGKWLDVHAPLAGTVEAIDGKVDIRVL
- a CDS encoding bifunctional (p)ppGpp synthetase/guanosine-3',5'-bis(diphosphate) 3'-pyrophosphohydrolase, which produces MNWDPERYIEALRFAAERHGGQRLPGSDIPYLFHLSCVAMEVLHAAAEDPEINLDLALTCALLHDVVEDTGAETEVLRERFGDAVAGGVAALTKRADLPGAERMADSLRRIRKQGREVAMVKLADRVVNLQPPPAHWTPAKIEAYRQEARGILHELGSASPALARRLAEKIAEYGWDVE